Proteins from a single region of Cloacibacillus sp.:
- a CDS encoding DUF3791 domain-containing protein: MNNLEKKAEFVSSCIEAYKVRHAMKGADAANMFEKEGVLDYLIDGYDVLHTQSLEYVIDEIELYLKKRGAVR; the protein is encoded by the coding sequence GTGAACAATCTTGAGAAAAAAGCGGAATTTGTTTCATCCTGCATTGAAGCATATAAAGTCAGACATGCGATGAAAGGAGCCGACGCCGCAAACATGTTTGAAAAAGAGGGCGTGCTGGACTATCTGATTGACGGCTATGACGTGCTCCATACACAGTCGCTTGAATATGTCATAGATGAAATAGAACTATATCTCAAAAAACGCGGAGCTGTAAGATGA
- a CDS encoding fructose-bisphosphatase class II produces the protein MTGATVSDWFKGVRYSGEGIETSSLVMRAKNSILRYINAVHNVQKLDEISGIKDGVPLSTCSFL, from the coding sequence GTGACAGGCGCCACCGTAAGCGACTGGTTCAAAGGCGTACGTTACTCCGGCGAAGGAATCGAGACTTCATCGCTGGTCATGCGCGCGAAGAACAGCATATTGCGCTACATCAACGCGGTACACAACGTCCAGAAGCTGGACGAGATCAGCGGCATCAAAGACGGCGTTCCGTTGTCAACCTGCTCGTTCCTGTAA
- a CDS encoding DUF3990 domain-containing protein, with protein sequence MILYHGGLIQVPEPDLSLSRQQLDFGGGFYTTTSFAQAAKWSKIKSRRDGVPRGYISSYELDESIFKSKIMQIRKFRGPSRAWLTFVMHNRKDVGFAHPYDIVQGAVANDRVYACINAFEGGFIDFDTVIRRLRTYALADQISFHTDRAVKQLRFLGEKEVVSDEKNS encoded by the coding sequence ATGATACTCTACCATGGCGGATTAATTCAAGTACCTGAACCTGATTTATCATTGAGCAGACAGCAGCTTGATTTTGGCGGTGGTTTTTATACCACCACCAGTTTTGCGCAAGCGGCGAAATGGTCGAAAATCAAAAGCAGACGTGACGGCGTTCCACGGGGATACATATCCTCCTATGAATTGGATGAAAGCATCTTTAAATCCAAGATCATGCAAATACGGAAATTCAGAGGCCCAAGCCGCGCTTGGTTGACTTTTGTCATGCATAACAGAAAAGACGTCGGCTTCGCGCACCCTTACGACATCGTACAGGGCGCTGTGGCTAATGACAGAGTCTACGCGTGCATCAATGCGTTTGAAGGGGGATTTATAGACTTTGATACAGTGATACGCCGTCTGCGGACATATGCCCTGGCCGATCAGATCTCCTTTCATACTGACAGGGCGGTGAAACAGCTGCGTTTTCTGGGAGAAAAGGAGGTCGTATCAGATGAAAAGAATTCCTAA